From the Acidimicrobiia bacterium genome, the window CATGAGCACAGATCAGCAAGACCCCCAGCGTGACCCTTCACTCCTCGATCAAGCGTTAGCCAACGCCAACCAAAACTGGTCAATCTTCCCTTGCAGGCCCGGGGGCAAGTCACCGGTCACGGCCCGCGGCTGCAAAGACGCCACCAACGACCCGGCCCAGATCAAACAGTGGTGGGCCAGGACACCGGCAGCAAACATCGGCATCGCCTGCGGGCCGTCCGGCGTCGTAGTTATCGACCTCGACGTAAGCGAAACTAAAGACGGCGTGCAGCGGTGGAAGGAACTCACCGCCGAGCACGACACGCCCCCGACCTACACCGTCACCACCCCGTCAGGTGGCCAACACCACTACTACCAGTTGCCTGACGGGTGGGAGCCTCTCCGCTGCTCAACGTCGAAACTCGCCCCAGGTATCGACGTTCGAGGCGTCGGCGGCTACGTCGTCGGCGCTGGGTCCGTTCGTGCCGACGGCAAGGCGTACAGCGTCGTCGGCGACATTCTCGAAATTGCGCCGATCCCAAAATGGGTTCACGACCTGTTGACGACGAAGCCGACCTCGAGGCCGAGCAGCCCACCGCCGCCCCGCAGCCAGCCAGCCAACGGCGACGACCCTTACGGCCGCAAGGCCCTCGACCGTGACCTGGCCGAGATCGCCAACGCAACCGAGGGACTCAACCGAAACGACACGCTGTACCTTGCGGCCCTCAGCCAGTCCCGCCTTGCCTACTGGGGCCGTGGCCTCCCAGGTGCCCGAGAGCAGATCGTGCAGGCCGGGTACGCCTGCGGCCTCGGCGAAAAAGAGGTCGATAACACCGTCGAATCAGGCTGGGACACGGGACAGAAAGACCCGCGTAAGGACCCTGGCCCCCGGTGGGGCAGCAACGCCAACGGTCACCAGAGCGACGAGGAAGCCCGGTCGCTCTCGCCGCTGCCCGGCGTCCCCCTCGGCCCCGACGGACACCGCTACACCGACGTAGGCAACGCCGACCGGCTCATCGCCGCCCACGGCGACGCGCTCCGCTACGTCCCAGCGTGGCGCCGCTGGCTCGCATGGGACGGCCGCCGCTGGCAACTCGACCACGACAACGTGCGAGTCGCCGAGCTCGCCAAGGACGTGCCCCGTCGCCTCCTCGAGCACGTCCACAACGTGACCGGCGACGACCGCAAGAAGCTCGTCGCCCACGCCACGAAAACCGAGTCAGCGACCGGGATCGCCAACACCGTGACGATGGCCCGCTCGGTCCCCGGCGTCGCGGTCGACCACGACGACCTCGACGCCGACCCGTGGCTCCTCAACGTCCACAACGGCGCCATCAACCTGCACACCTGCAAACTCCAACCCCCGGACCCCGACCGGCTCGTCACCAAACTCGCCGGCTGCGCCTACGACCCGCTCGCCACCGCGCCCACCTTCACCCGGTTCCTCGAGGAGATATTCCCCGACCCCGACGTGCGCGCCTACCTCCAACGATTCGCCGGGTACGCCCTCACCGGGGACGTAGGCGAACAGGCCCTCGGCCTCTGGTGGGGCGCCGGCCGCAACGGAAAGAGCACCCTCCTCAACATCTTCGCCGCCATGCTCGGCGACTACGCCGTCACCGTCGGCCGTGAGCTCGTCACCGTCCAACGTCACGAAGGCCACGACACCAAGTTCACCGACCTGTTCCGAGCCCGCCTCGCCGTCTGCGTCGAGCTCAAAGAACGCGAGGAGCTCGACGCCTCAAGGGTGAAAGCCCTCACCGGAGGCGATCCGATCCGCGCCCGCCGGATGCGCGAGGACTACTGGACCTTCGCGCCGACCCACAAGCTCGTCGTCGCCACCAACCACCGGCCCCGCGCCAACGCCGACGACTTCGCCCTCTGGCGCCGCGTCCACCTCGTTCCCTTCGACCAGACCATCCACGCCACCCGCGTCGACCCCCACCTCGCGGAACGCATCATTGGCGAGGAGCTGCCCGGCGTCCTCGCCTGGGCCGTCGTCGGCTGCGGCATCTGGGCACAGGAACGCCTCACACCCCCCAACGCCGTCACCAACGCCACCGCTGGTTACCAAGCCGAAGCCGACACCGTAGGGACGTTCCTCGGCGAGGTTGGCCTCGTCTTTGCCAGCGGCCTGCGCGTCCCTTCCAGCGACCTACAGACCATCCATGAGGGATGGTGCGTCGACGCCGGCGAGAACCCGCGTACCCACTGGCAGAAGGTGCAGACCCGCCTCAAGGAGCTCGGCGCCCACGCCAAGCGCACCGGTTCGTCGGGCCGGTTCTGGAACGGTGTCGGCCTCCCAGATTCCCACGGGGGTGACGCGGGGTGACGCGGGTTCCCATTGGTCTCTACGCGTGTATGTATGTGGGCGGTAATGGGAAGGCGCGTCACCCCGCGTCACCCCCCCCAGCGTCCCAGGTCAGCGGCCATGCCCGCCGCCGTCCGAGATGCCGTCACGATCCAACTGTTCAGGCTTCACCTCGAGGCCGCCCAGCAGCCGCCTACCGCCCCCGGCCCGCCCGCTGTCCCGCTACTGCGATCAGCCGCCACGGATCGACCAGAAGCCAACCCTGGCCCCCGGTGCCGATGACGGGCGGGCAGCGATGACCACCGCCCGGACGAACGGCCCTAAGTGGCTGGCGGCGACACGGCCTTACCGCCTGGCCTGGGCGAAGGCTGCGCTGCCCTGCGCCCTATGCCGAAGGCCAATCGACTACAGCCTGCACCGCAGCCACCGTGAGTCCCTCACCGTGGATCACCTCGTGCCCCTGATGCTCGATGGGTCGATGTTCGATCCGACGAACTGGCAACCGGCCCATCGGTCCTGCAACGCCAGCAAAGGCGTGAAGGATCGCAACGCCAGGGACGCCGCAGCGAATGAGCCGACTAGGTGGCGTTGGTGACCGATCCGAAGCCTGAAAGCCACTGGGTGTGGTGGGGGGGATGGGTCCGCACGTAAACCTGGAACCCCTGTGGATAACTCCCCCGCGAGCTGGTGTCGCAGCATGATGATCTCCAGGTCCTTGGCGCGGCCGGAACGAACAGCGAGCCGGGCGAGCCCGACCACAAGGCGATACAACGTGCGACGCATCCAGAGATCGTCGGCCCGCGTTTGCGCAGGTCAAACGCACGGCCGAGTTTCCGGCCCCCACACGCAACGCCTGAATGGGGATGCTCAGTCAAGCAGCCCGAGTTCGACGGCGCGCCGCACGGCCTCGAGGCGCGAACTGACGCCCAGTTTGCGCCTGATCGCATGGGCGTGGGTCCTGATGGTGTTGACCGACACGTTGAGTTCGGCGGCGACTTCGCGGTATGGCCGGTGCAGCTGCAGCTCTCGGAGCACGGCGAGCTCCGCCGCGGTCAGCGACTGCGGAAGCGCTCTGGCTGTGTTGTGCGCGCTCGGCCGGGAGTTGGACAGCAGGTGCAAGCCAAGCGGCTGGTATCTCGCCGATGGGTTCTTCAAAACCGCGTCGCGCAGGGCCGATACCGTTTCCGGGTCCTCCCGAAGGTAGGTCCACAGGAAGCCTGCACCAGCGCCGGCCTCGAGAGCCTCAACCATTGCCCCAGAGCCCGGACCGAGCCGAGCCCGCAGCAGGTCGGCCTCGATACGTCTCGCCAGCGGTAGATGCCCGAGCTCGTTGAGCTCCCTTCGCACGTGGTGTGGCAGGTTCCGCCCCAACGCGATTCGCGCCCGGACCAGCCGTACGCGTGGGGTTTCGTCGAGGCCGTCAAGCCATCGCCTGGCGACGATTCCACTGCCGGCGCGGGCCTCGATCTCTGCTGCGGACAGCCTGATACGCGCGGCCACCGCAACGGGGATGTTCGGTTGGTTCCAGCCCTGGAGCGTTGCGAGCGCTGCAGCAGCGCCGGAACGGGCCTCGATGACCGCGATGGAAGACGACGTCGCCAACCACTGATGCAACGAGGGGGGCATCATCGACGCGCTGTCGACGGCTCGACGGGCCCAGTGCTCGGCATCGTCGAGTTCGAGACGCTCGAGATGGAGCAATGCCAGCACCGAGAACAGTTCCGTGGCCGCGTGCACGGGCACCGTGCCGTCTTCGGCGCCTGCATCGAGGACGGTGCTGGCGAGTGCTTGGGCCTCGTCGAGGCGACCGCGCTGGAACAGCTCCCACGCCGCACGCGTGGGGTGGGCGACGTCGCGGACCCGTTCGGGGAGGTCGGGACGGTCGGCGATCGCTTCGACCCAGGTACGGGCGTCGGGCGCTTCGTCGACGAGGGCGGCGATGGCCATCGCAGTCGACAGCAGCGCCTCGCGGTCGGAGCGGCTGAAGTCCGGGCCGTGACGTGCGGCCAACTGCCCCACCAGCCGCCGCACTTCGTCGGTGTCACCAACGTCGAGCGCATGGAACACCGGCGTGAGCGCCATCTCGGTGTCCTCAGTTGCGGTTGTGTCGGCCCCGGCGAGCTCGCAGGCGATGCGGTGCCACCGCCCGGCCTCGACGGGGCGCCGTATCCACAGCAACGCGGTGCTGTAGGCCGCAGCCCTGGACGCATCGGTACCGATGAAGTTCGGCGGGAGCAGGTCAACCCACTCGGCGCCACGTCGCCTCGAACCACTCCGATACGCATCGCTCAAGAGGGCCCAGAACAGTTGGTAGGCCCCCTCGAGGTCCCCTGCATCGATGAGGTGACGGAACGCACCGGCTGGGTTCCCCACTTCGTTCTCGACCGCAGCCGTCCGGCGGTGCAACGCGGGCAGTTCCGCGTCCCGGGTCCGAGCGAGATCGGCGATCAGTACGTCGCGGAACAAGGCATGGAGGCGGTAGCTCGGGACGTTGGGATCGAGCGCAACCATGGGAATGCCAGCGGCGGCCAACCGGTCGAGGAGGCCAGCACCGTCGGTCACACCGAGGAGCAACTCGCATCGCCGGGGATCGAGGTCGTCGAGCAACGACAGCAAGCGCACGAGATCGCGCGTGTCCTGGGGGAGCGACGCAAGTATCTCCGTGGCGACCAAGTCGAACAGCTGGCGATCACCGATCACCAGTTCGAGGGCAGCGCGCTCCGGCAGTTCCCCGGCGCCGACCGCGACCGCAGCGAGACGGACTGCTGCC encodes:
- a CDS encoding HNH endonuclease, with translation MTTARTNGPKWLAATRPYRLAWAKAALPCALCRRPIDYSLHRSHRESLTVDHLVPLMLDGSMFDPTNWQPAHRSCNASKGVKDRNARDAAANEPTRWRW